One genomic region from Campylobacter sp. RM5004 encodes:
- a CDS encoding ribose-phosphate pyrophosphokinase — translation MRGYTIFSGSANLDFANKVAQRLDCRLSDAGIKRFSDGEISVQIGESVRGKDVFIIQSTCAPANDNLMELLILSDALKRSSANSITAVVPYFGYARQDRKAAPRVPISAKLVADLMQTAGISRVATIDLHAGQIQGFFNIPVDNLYGSIIFNEHLRQRDLSKAVVASPDTGGIVRARSVAKALDLDLVIVDKRREKANESEVMNVIGDVNGKDVIIVDDMIDTAGTIVKAAEVFKKLGAKSVIACCTHPVLSGAAYDRIENGALDELIVTDTIPLAKECKKITTLSVAPLFGEVIRRVYHNESVNGLFS, via the coding sequence ATGAGAGGTTATACTATTTTTTCAGGCTCTGCTAATCTTGATTTTGCAAATAAAGTTGCTCAAAGATTAGATTGCAGATTAAGTGATGCAGGGATTAAACGCTTTAGCGATGGCGAAATTAGCGTTCAAATAGGAGAAAGTGTTCGTGGTAAAGATGTTTTTATTATCCAAAGCACTTGTGCTCCTGCAAATGATAATTTGATGGAATTATTAATTTTAAGCGATGCTTTAAAAAGAAGCTCAGCTAATTCAATTACAGCTGTGGTTCCATATTTTGGATATGCTAGACAAGATAGAAAAGCAGCTCCAAGAGTTCCAATTAGTGCAAAATTAGTTGCTGATTTAATGCAAACTGCAGGAATTAGTCGTGTAGCTACAATTGATTTACACGCAGGACAAATTCAAGGATTTTTTAATATTCCTGTTGATAATCTTTATGGAAGTATTATTTTTAACGAACACTTAAGACAAAGAGATTTAAGTAAAGCCGTAGTAGCAAGCCCTGATACAGGTGGAATTGTTCGTGCAAGAAGTGTCGCAAAAGCACTTGATTTAGATTTAGTTATCGTTGATAAACGCCGTGAAAAAGCAAATGAAAGCGAAGTTATGAACGTAATTGGCGATGTTAATGGTAAAGATGTAATTATTGTTGATGATATGATTGATACTGCTGGAACTATTGTTAAAGCTGCAGAAGTATTTAAGAAATTAGGTGCAAAAAGTGTAATTGCTTGCTGTACTCATCCAGTTTTAAGTGGAGCTGCATACGATAGAATAGAAAATGGTGCTTTAGATGAATTAATAGTAACTGATACAATACCACTTGCAAAAGAATGCAAAAAAATAACAACTTTAAGCGTTGCACCATTGTTTGGAGAAGTAATTCGCCGTGTTTATCACAATGAAAGTGTGAATGGATTATTTTCATAA
- a CDS encoding manganese efflux pump produces the protein MIIDLIILAFSLGIDAFFVALSICLVLRNNIKKLIVFSSLAAFFQAFMPIIGYYITYYLNTKYMKIIQAIDHYLIFFIFAFLSYKLFKEFLDENKEEININYFSLFMLSIATSIDALGAGLMIFSLKYDLFMSIILIFSITFVMCISSFLISKIKANKKILQPIGSLLLLFLACKIVIVHILEDI, from the coding sequence ATGATAATTGATTTAATCATCTTAGCCTTTTCTTTAGGAATAGATGCGTTTTTCGTAGCACTTAGTATATGCTTGGTGCTACGAAATAATATAAAAAAATTAATTGTTTTTAGCTCTTTAGCAGCGTTTTTTCAAGCTTTTATGCCCATTATAGGCTATTACATAACTTATTATCTAAATACAAAATATATGAAAATAATTCAAGCAATTGATCATTATTTAATATTTTTTATTTTTGCTTTTTTATCTTATAAGTTATTTAAAGAATTTTTAGATGAAAATAAAGAAGAAATTAATATAAATTATTTTTCTTTATTTATGCTAAGTATTGCTACAAGTATTGATGCTTTAGGTGCTGGACTTATGATTTTTTCATTAAAATATGATTTGTTTATGTCTATTATTTTAATTTTTAGCATTACATTTGTAATGTGTATTTCAAGTTTTTTAATTAGTAAAATTAAGGCCAACAAAAAGATTTTACAACCCATAGGAAGTTTGCTTTTATTATTCTTAGCTTGCAAAATAGTTATTGTGCATATATTAGAAGACATATAA
- the metG gene encoding methionine--tRNA ligase, giving the protein MKTYITTPIYYVNDKAHIGHAYTTIIADTLARFARLRGDETFFLTGTDEHGQKIEESAIKYNESPKAYADKVSKSFKDLWAELEISNDYFIRTTDEKHKAIVRKIFLKMYEKGDIYKDEYEGHYCVSCETFHTKTQLLDEDKCPDCKKPTRILKEESYFFRLSKYQDRLLKWYEENPTCIMPASKKNEVIAFVKQGLRDLSVTRTSFSWGIKIPDELNDDKHIIYVWLDALSNYLSALGYLDDDAKMSFWPANVQLVGKDILKFHAIYWPCFLMSLDLPLPKMIGAHGWWTVEGEKMSKSIGNVVNPQDIKNEFGNEPLRYFLLSQMPFGNDGDFSKAAMVNKINGELVNELGNLLSRSISMAKKYFDLSVEFKSGFSEELNEANEHFKASINAINELRMNEYINEVLKALSVANAMVSKYEPWNMMKNNESEKTQSLLVVIFNILKNASILLSPVMPKASLKIANALGISIDTKAYNDMFVLQNSFKVSECEHLFSRVELKVENMQEIKEVKEEIKEPKIKIDDFAKIKMQVATVLECENVEGSEKLLKFQLDLGTEKRQVLSGIAKYYKPEQLVGKQIILLANLESRKIFKHLSEGMILSAKNSDESLVLLSPLSPCENGAIIG; this is encoded by the coding sequence ATGAAAACATATATTACAACTCCTATTTATTATGTAAACGATAAAGCTCATATAGGACACGCATATACTACTATAATTGCAGATACGCTTGCAAGATTTGCAAGACTTCGTGGAGATGAAACATTTTTTTTAACAGGCACAGATGAGCACGGACAAAAAATAGAAGAAAGTGCTATTAAATACAATGAAAGTCCTAAGGCTTATGCTGATAAAGTTAGTAAAAGTTTTAAAGATTTATGGGCTGAACTTGAAATTAGCAATGATTATTTTATAAGAACAACAGATGAAAAGCACAAAGCAATTGTTCGCAAGATATTTTTAAAAATGTATGAAAAAGGCGATATTTATAAAGATGAATATGAAGGGCATTATTGTGTATCTTGCGAGACTTTTCATACTAAAACTCAGCTTTTAGATGAGGATAAATGCCCTGATTGCAAAAAGCCTACAAGGATATTAAAAGAAGAGAGCTATTTTTTTAGATTAAGCAAATACCAAGATAGATTATTAAAATGGTATGAAGAAAATCCAACTTGCATTATGCCAGCAAGTAAAAAAAATGAAGTAATAGCCTTTGTAAAACAAGGTTTAAGGGATTTATCAGTTACTAGAACTAGCTTTTCATGGGGGATAAAAATACCTGATGAATTAAATGATGATAAGCATATTATTTATGTATGGCTTGATGCACTTAGTAATTATTTAAGTGCTTTAGGATACTTAGATGATGATGCGAAAATGTCTTTTTGGCCTGCAAATGTTCAATTAGTTGGAAAAGATATTTTAAAATTTCATGCTATTTATTGGCCTTGCTTTTTAATGAGTCTTGATTTGCCACTGCCTAAGATGATAGGAGCGCATGGCTGGTGGACTGTTGAAGGCGAGAAAATGAGTAAGAGTATAGGTAATGTTGTAAATCCACAAGATATTAAAAATGAATTTGGAAATGAGCCTTTAAGATACTTTTTATTATCTCAAATGCCTTTTGGAAATGACGGAGATTTTAGCAAAGCTGCAATGGTTAATAAAATAAATGGCGAATTAGTAAATGAATTAGGCAATTTATTAAGTAGAAGTATCTCAATGGCTAAAAAATACTTTGATTTGAGCGTGGAATTTAAATCAGGATTTAGCGAAGAATTAAATGAAGCAAACGAGCATTTTAAAGCAAGTATAAATGCAATTAATGAGCTTAGAATGAACGAATACATAAATGAAGTTTTAAAAGCTTTAAGTGTTGCAAATGCTATGGTTTCAAAATATGAGCCTTGGAATATGATGAAAAATAACGAAAGCGAAAAAACTCAAAGCTTATTGGTAGTAATTTTTAATATTTTAAAAAATGCTAGTATTTTATTAAGCCCTGTTATGCCAAAAGCAAGTTTAAAAATTGCAAATGCTTTAGGAATTAGCATTGATACTAAGGCATATAATGATATGTTTGTTTTGCAAAATAGCTTTAAGGTAAGCGAGTGCGAACATTTATTTTCTAGAGTTGAATTAAAGGTTGAAAATATGCAAGAGATTAAAGAAGTTAAAGAAGAAATAAAAGAGCCAAAAATAAAAATTGATGATTTTGCAAAAATTAAAATGCAAGTAGCAACTGTTTTAGAATGTGAAAATGTTGAAGGTAGTGAAAAATTACTAAAATTTCAGCTTGATTTAGGCACTGAAAAACGCCAAGTTTTAAGTGGAATTGCTAAATATTATAAACCTGAGCAATTAGTTGGAAAACAAATTATTTTACTTGCTAATTTAGAAAGTAGAAAAATCTTTAAACATTTAAGCGAAGGAATGATTTTAAGTGCTAAAAATTCAGATGAGAGCTTAGTATTACTTAGTCCATTAAGTCCTTGCGAAAATGGTGCAATCATAGGATAA
- a CDS encoding class 1 fructose-bisphosphatase produces the protein MQEVIQAIKASVLKIKQSFDNPEYGYTELNNASGDLQLKQDVLSDMIITNELSKVGSIKAIISEEKENPHFLYDDARYVVAYDPLDGSSLFDVNFAVGSIFAIYENTAEPANLKAAVYSIYGPRTQLVICINEPKLYEYDGKEFKYLKDLKLEEKGKLNATGGTQKDWSKEHKTMIDKIFADGYRLRYSGAMVSDLHQILIKGGGLFSYPNTSTATLNDGKLGKLRALFEVFPFAYIYEKAGGFSSDGIKGSKGYESLLNLKFSTIHASTPCYLGSMYEKGYLNEYL, from the coding sequence ATGCAAGAAGTAATTCAAGCTATAAAAGCAAGTGTTTTAAAAATTAAACAAAGTTTTGATAATCCAGAATATGGTTATACAGAGCTTAATAATGCTAGTGGAGATTTACAGCTTAAACAAGATGTTTTAAGTGATATGATAATTACAAATGAGCTTAGTAAAGTTGGTTCTATAAAAGCAATTATTAGCGAAGAAAAAGAAAATCCACATTTTTTATATGATGATGCAAGATATGTTGTTGCATACGATCCACTTGATGGTTCTTCACTTTTTGATGTTAATTTTGCTGTTGGAAGTATTTTTGCAATTTATGAAAATACAGCTGAACCTGCTAATTTAAAAGCAGCTGTTTATTCAATTTATGGACCTAGAACTCAGCTTGTAATTTGTATAAATGAACCAAAATTATATGAATATGATGGAAAAGAGTTTAAATATCTAAAAGATTTAAAATTAGAAGAAAAAGGCAAATTAAACGCAACAGGTGGCACTCAAAAAGACTGGAGCAAAGAGCATAAAACTATGATTGATAAGATATTTGCTGATGGATATCGCTTAAGATATAGTGGTGCTATGGTTAGTGATTTACACCAAATTTTAATTAAAGGTGGTGGCTTATTTTCATACCCAAATACAAGCACAGCAACCCTAAATGATGGTAAATTAGGAAAACTTAGAGCTTTATTTGAAGTATTTCCTTTCGCTTATATTTATGAAAAAGCTGGTGGATTTTCAAGCGATGGTATAAAAGGCTCAAAAGGATATGAAAGTTTATTAAATCTAAAATTTAGCACAATTCATGCAAGCACACCTTGTTATTTAGGCTCAATGTATGAAAAGGGTTATTTGAATGAATATTTATGA
- a CDS encoding lactate permease LctP family transporter, translating into MEFTPNFNPLGNIWLSALVAFLPILCFFLCLVVFKTKGYVAGFLTVVAAILVAVFAYKMPVNAAFASIIVGFTTGIWPIAWIIIAAIFLYKLSIKSGQFEVIKQSIMTITPDHRIQVIIIGFCFGAFLEGAIGFGGPVAITAALLVGLGLRPLQAAGYCMIANTAPVAFGAIGVPILAMAGALGLDPHPISQMVGRILPPLSFCVPFFIIFLMDGMKGIRETFPIVFVAAASFAIAQFFSSNFLGAELPDIISAVVSLVCTTAAVKAFKIKNIVRFDGKTDFSDVKTLSLGEVVYAWSPFILLIIFIVVWTQPWFKSLFGTDAALAFTNLKLSFASLGDLAVIKPSLVEGGKAGTQALSVGIPLINTPGTAILFAAIASIYILKVKVDDAKVCFNDTLREMAFPILTIGLVVGFAKITDYSGASGTLGIALSQTGGAFTFFSPIIGWIGVFLTGSDTSANLLFGSLQQVTAHQLGFADSLFLAANSAGGVVGKMISPQSIAVACAAVGLVGRESELFKYTIKYSIAMIILIGLWVSFIAYFMPYIIPATKVL; encoded by the coding sequence ATGGAATTTACACCTAACTTTAATCCATTAGGTAACATTTGGTTAAGTGCTTTAGTTGCATTCTTGCCAATATTATGCTTCTTCCTTTGTCTTGTCGTATTTAAGACAAAAGGTTATGTAGCAGGATTTTTAACCGTTGTTGCAGCTATTTTAGTAGCTGTTTTTGCATACAAAATGCCTGTAAATGCAGCATTTGCTAGTATTATAGTAGGATTTACTACTGGTATTTGGCCTATTGCTTGGATTATCATTGCAGCTATTTTTCTTTACAAATTATCTATTAAATCAGGACAATTTGAAGTAATTAAGCAAAGCATTATGACAATAACTCCAGATCATCGTATCCAAGTAATCATCATTGGATTTTGTTTTGGAGCATTCCTTGAAGGTGCTATTGGTTTTGGTGGTCCTGTTGCAATTACTGCAGCACTACTAGTTGGACTTGGACTAAGACCTTTACAAGCTGCTGGATATTGTATGATAGCAAATACTGCACCTGTTGCTTTTGGAGCTATTGGGGTTCCAATTCTTGCTATGGCAGGTGCTTTAGGGCTTGATCCACATCCAATTTCTCAAATGGTAGGAAGAATATTACCTCCACTTAGTTTTTGTGTTCCATTCTTTATAATATTCTTAATGGATGGCATGAAAGGTATTCGTGAGACTTTCCCTATCGTATTCGTTGCAGCAGCATCTTTTGCAATAGCTCAATTTTTCTCATCAAACTTTTTAGGTGCAGAATTACCTGATATTATTTCAGCTGTTGTTTCATTAGTATGTACAACTGCTGCTGTAAAAGCATTTAAAATTAAAAATATTGTAAGATTTGATGGTAAAACTGATTTTAGTGATGTAAAAACTCTTAGCTTAGGCGAAGTTGTTTATGCTTGGTCTCCATTTATTTTATTAATTATCTTCATTGTTGTTTGGACACAACCTTGGTTTAAATCTTTATTTGGAACTGATGCAGCTTTAGCATTTACAAACCTAAAATTATCATTTGCTAGTTTAGGTGATTTAGCGGTAATTAAGCCATCACTTGTTGAAGGTGGTAAAGCAGGAACTCAAGCACTTAGCGTAGGAATTCCATTAATTAATACTCCAGGAACAGCTATTTTATTTGCTGCAATTGCAAGTATTTATATTCTAAAAGTAAAAGTTGATGATGCTAAAGTTTGCTTTAACGATACTTTAAGAGAAATGGCTTTCCCTATTTTAACTATTGGTTTGGTTGTAGGTTTTGCAAAAATTACTGATTATAGTGGAGCAAGTGGAACATTAGGAATTGCATTATCACAAACTGGTGGAGCATTTACATTCTTCTCACCTATTATTGGATGGATTGGAGTGTTCTTAACAGGTTCTGATACAAGTGCAAACCTTTTATTTGGTTCATTACAGCAAGTTACAGCTCATCAATTAGGTTTTGCTGATTCATTATTCTTAGCAGCAAATAGTGCTGGTGGTGTTGTTGGTAAAATGATTTCTCCACAAAGTATTGCAGTTGCTTGCGCTGCTGTTGGACTTGTTGGACGCGAAAGTGAGTTGTTTAAATATACAATTAAATACTCAATTGCTATGATTATTTTAATAGGTCTTTGGGTAAGCTTTATAGCATACTTTATGCCTTATATAATTCCAGCAACTAAGGTTTTATGA
- the ald gene encoding alanine dehydrogenase, which translates to MIIGCLKEIKDQEYRVGLTPLDVVEYINHGHEVLVESKAGAGIDISDEEYIKAGAKILTKEEIFDKAGMIVKVKEPIECEYKFFKKGQILYTYLHLAADEKLTKMLIEKEISAFAYETIQEGKSLPCLAPMSAIAGRLAVIQGCKYLEKTYGGNGMLLSGLTGVKKGKVVILGSGMVGLNAAQLAFGMGAEVVILGRDANRLDYIDHVFNGKITTLYSNISNILDSIKDADVVIGAALVPGAKTPKLLSRKHLKHMKKGAVIVDVAIDQGGCFETSRATTHTNPIYEVDGIIHYAVANMPGAVAKTATLALLNATTPYGIKIANLGVVGAITCFESLRHGLNTHKGHCTHEGVAEAFNLEYFNPNNFIAK; encoded by the coding sequence ATGATAATAGGTTGTTTAAAAGAAATTAAAGACCAAGAATATAGAGTTGGGTTAACACCTTTAGATGTTGTTGAATATATTAATCATGGACATGAAGTTTTAGTAGAAAGCAAAGCAGGAGCTGGAATCGATATAAGTGATGAAGAATATATAAAAGCTGGAGCTAAAATTTTAACAAAAGAAGAAATCTTTGATAAAGCAGGAATGATTGTTAAAGTTAAAGAACCAATTGAGTGTGAATATAAATTTTTTAAAAAAGGGCAAATTTTATATACTTATTTACATCTTGCAGCAGATGAAAAGCTTACAAAAATGCTTATAGAAAAAGAAATTTCAGCATTTGCATACGAAACTATTCAAGAAGGAAAAAGCTTACCTTGTCTAGCTCCAATGAGCGCTATCGCAGGTCGTTTAGCAGTTATTCAAGGCTGTAAATATCTTGAGAAAACTTATGGTGGCAATGGTATGCTTCTTAGCGGACTTACAGGTGTTAAAAAAGGTAAGGTTGTGATTTTAGGAAGTGGTATGGTTGGATTAAATGCTGCACAACTTGCTTTTGGAATGGGTGCTGAAGTTGTAATTTTAGGTCGTGATGCAAATAGGCTTGATTATATTGACCATGTATTTAATGGCAAAATCACTACACTTTATAGTAATATTTCAAATATCTTAGATAGTATTAAAGATGCTGATGTGGTTATTGGAGCAGCTTTAGTTCCTGGTGCAAAAACTCCTAAATTATTATCAAGAAAACATTTAAAACATATGAAAAAAGGTGCGGTAATTGTTGATGTTGCGATAGATCAAGGGGGTTGCTTTGAAACAAGCCGTGCGACAACTCACACAAATCCTATTTATGAAGTAGATGGGATTATTCATTATGCAGTTGCTAATATGCCAGGTGCAGTAGCAAAAACAGCTACTTTAGCTTTATTAAACGCAACAACTCCTTATGGTATAAAAATAGCAAACTTAGGAGTAGTTGGAGCGATTACTTGTTTTGAGAGTTTAAGACATGGATTAAATACTCATAAAGGTCATTGCACTCATGAAGGTGTTGCAGAAGCATTTAATTTAGAATATTTTAATCCTAATAATTTCATTGCAAAATAA
- the mobB gene encoding molybdopterin-guanine dinucleotide biosynthesis protein B, which translates to MKKAFAFTGPSNSGKTTLICKISEYLQNQGLKVAIIKHDPKDKAVFDTNGKDSFKFYQTGAEVAVLSPNKTTMFYHHSLEIEQIIKQFSADIVLVEGLKILPLPRLCVFCKEIDESYLEYSLALASYSNKNYGLTQFNLDDIASISDFVLKNAKEI; encoded by the coding sequence ATGAAAAAAGCATTCGCATTCACAGGCCCATCAAATTCGGGCAAAACTACATTAATTTGTAAAATTTCAGAATATTTACAAAATCAAGGCTTAAAAGTAGCAATTATTAAGCATGATCCAAAAGATAAAGCCGTATTTGATACTAATGGTAAAGATAGTTTTAAATTTTATCAAACAGGTGCAGAAGTTGCAGTGCTAAGTCCAAATAAAACTACTATGTTTTATCATCATTCACTTGAAATTGAGCAAATTATTAAGCAATTTAGTGCTGATATTGTTTTGGTTGAAGGTCTTAAGATTTTACCATTACCGAGACTTTGCGTATTTTGTAAAGAAATTGATGAGAGTTATTTAGAATATTCTTTAGCATTAGCAAGTTATTCTAATAAAAACTACGGATTAACTCAATTTAATTTAGATGATATTGCTAGTATTAGCGATTTTGTTCTAAAGAATGCTAAGGAGATTTAA
- a CDS encoding phosphoribosyltransferase family protein encodes MLCYNCLKPTFKIFCSTCEKDFKQLECKRRILDDGLEVISFYKYSKIKNLLSHKHYISGYFILNKLASYSYKRFRFKNELAYAIGLDDDIKEGYSHTAILLKNMKANNIIPCYNVIKAKNRVIYKGKSLAFRKKNKRNFELLKNIDKPVILVDDIITTGETLKQAHAVLKKAKINVLFAVVLADAKV; translated from the coding sequence ATGCTATGTTATAACTGCTTAAAGCCAACATTTAAAATATTTTGTTCTACGTGCGAAAAAGATTTTAAACAACTTGAATGTAAAAGAAGAATTTTAGATGATGGATTAGAAGTTATAAGTTTTTATAAATATTCAAAAATTAAAAATCTTTTAAGTCATAAACACTATATAAGTGGGTATTTTATTTTAAACAAATTAGCTTCATATTCTTATAAAAGATTTAGATTTAAAAACGAATTAGCTTATGCGATAGGTTTAGATGATGATATAAAAGAAGGCTATTCACATACGGCGATTTTATTAAAAAATATGAAAGCAAATAATATTATCCCTTGTTATAATGTAATTAAGGCTAAAAATAGGGTGATTTATAAAGGTAAAAGCCTTGCTTTTAGAAAGAAAAATAAAAGAAATTTTGAATTATTAAAAAATATTGATAAACCTGTGATTTTAGTAGATGATATTATTACAACAGGTGAGACTTTAAAACAAGCTCACGCAGTGCTTAAAAAAGCAAAAATAAATGTTCTTTTTGCCGTTGTATTAGCCGATGCGAAAGTTTAG
- the gyrA gene encoding DNA gyrase subunit A, whose product MNLFDNSEITIVDIEDSIKTSYLDYSMSVIIGRALPDARDGLKPVHRRILYAMNKPEVGARTRFVKSARIVGDVIGKYHPHGDTAVYDALVRMAQDFSMRYPTIKGQGNFGSVDGDGAAAMRYTEAKMSDLTEDLLKDIDEDTVDFVPNYDGREFEPDVLPTRVPNLLLNGSSGIAVGMATNIPPHSLDELVDGLLYLLKNKNASVEEIMQFIKGPDFPTGGIIFGKKGIIEAYKTGRGRIKVRAKTHIEQKGNKELIVIDELPYQVNKARLHEQIAELVKEKQIEGISETRDESDRDGIRLVIELKRDAMSEIVLNNLFKSTTMETTFGVIMLAIHNKEPKVFSLIELLDLFLNHRKTVIIRRTIYELEQAKKRAHILEGLKIALDNIDEVITLIKSSADTASAKEGLMNKFALSEVQASAILEMRLSRLTGLERDKLEEELKELLATIERLNAILKSEEKIEEIINDELLELKHKYKVPRITEIIDDYDEIDVEDLIPNEPMVITITHRGYIKRVPTKSYEKQKRGGKGKVAVTTYDDDFIESFFTANSHDTLMFVTNKGQLYWLKVYKIPEGSRTAKGKAVVNLINLSPDEKIMAIIPTTDFSNEKSLAFFTKNGLIKRTNLSEYSNIRSVGVRAINLDENDELVSVLIAYNDASEIIEVEENEENTENNVEIIEENEENVENNEENQNVGTMIFVATKKGMCIKFPLTKVRQIGRVARGVTAIRFKEKDDCVIGAVVIENNEQEILSVSQKGIAKRTDAGEYRLQSRGGKGVICMKLTQKTKDLVGIVIVDDTMDLMALTSSGKMIRTDMQSIRKAGRNTSGVIVVNVGSDEVVSIAKCPKEEDEEEVVEEETGLFDDN is encoded by the coding sequence ATGAATTTATTTGATAATAGTGAAATTACTATTGTAGATATTGAAGATAGTATTAAGACAAGTTATCTAGATTATTCTATGTCAGTAATTATAGGTCGTGCATTACCTGATGCAAGAGATGGATTAAAACCTGTTCATAGAAGAATTTTATATGCTATGAATAAGCCAGAAGTTGGTGCTAGAACAAGATTTGTAAAATCAGCTCGTATAGTGGGTGATGTAATAGGTAAATACCATCCACATGGAGATACTGCTGTTTATGATGCATTAGTTAGAATGGCTCAAGATTTTTCTATGAGATATCCAACTATTAAAGGGCAAGGTAACTTTGGTTCGGTTGATGGAGATGGTGCTGCTGCTATGCGTTATACCGAAGCTAAAATGAGTGATTTAACTGAAGATTTATTAAAAGATATTGATGAAGATACAGTTGATTTTGTTCCAAACTATGATGGAAGAGAGTTTGAACCTGATGTATTACCTACTAGAGTCCCAAACTTGCTTTTAAATGGTTCTAGCGGTATTGCTGTTGGTATGGCAACTAATATTCCGCCACATAGTTTAGATGAATTAGTTGATGGACTTTTATATTTACTTAAAAACAAAAACGCTTCAGTAGAAGAAATAATGCAATTTATCAAAGGCCCTGATTTTCCTACCGGCGGAATAATCTTTGGTAAAAAAGGAATAATTGAAGCTTATAAAACAGGTCGTGGTAGAATAAAAGTAAGAGCTAAAACTCATATAGAGCAAAAGGGCAATAAAGAATTAATAGTAATTGATGAATTACCTTATCAAGTAAATAAAGCAAGACTTCACGAACAAATTGCAGAGCTTGTTAAAGAAAAGCAAATAGAAGGCATTAGCGAAACAAGAGATGAGAGTGATAGAGATGGAATCCGCCTTGTAATTGAGCTAAAGCGTGATGCAATGAGTGAAATAGTTTTAAATAACTTATTTAAAAGCACTACAATGGAAACTACATTTGGTGTTATTATGCTTGCAATTCATAATAAAGAGCCTAAAGTATTTTCATTAATTGAATTACTTGATTTATTCTTAAATCATAGAAAAACAGTAATTATTAGAAGAACAATTTATGAACTAGAACAAGCTAAAAAGAGAGCTCATATTTTAGAAGGCTTAAAAATTGCATTAGATAATATTGATGAAGTTATTACGCTTATTAAATCAAGTGCAGATACAGCAAGTGCTAAAGAAGGCTTGATGAATAAATTTGCTTTAAGTGAAGTTCAAGCTAGTGCTATTTTAGAAATGAGACTAAGCAGATTAACAGGTCTTGAGCGTGATAAACTTGAAGAAGAATTAAAAGAATTATTAGCTACCATTGAAAGATTAAACGCTATTTTAAAAAGCGAAGAAAAAATTGAAGAAATCATTAATGATGAATTATTAGAACTTAAACATAAATATAAAGTTCCAAGAATTACAGAAATCATTGATGATTATGATGAAATAGATGTAGAAGACTTAATACCAAATGAGCCTATGGTAATTACAATTACTCATCGTGGATATATTAAAAGAGTTCCTACAAAATCTTATGAAAAACAAAAGCGTGGTGGTAAAGGTAAGGTTGCAGTTACTACTTATGATGATGACTTTATTGAAAGCTTCTTTACGGCAAACTCACACGATACGCTAATGTTTGTTACCAATAAAGGTCAGTTATATTGGTTAAAAGTTTATAAAATCCCAGAAGGTAGTAGAACAGCAAAAGGAAAAGCTGTTGTAAATCTAATCAATTTATCTCCTGATGAAAAAATTATGGCAATTATTCCAACTACTGATTTTAGCAATGAAAAATCTTTAGCGTTCTTTACGAAAAATGGTTTAATTAAACGCACTAATTTAAGTGAATATAGCAATATTCGTTCAGTTGGAGTAAGAGCAATTAATCTTGATGAAAATGATGAGTTAGTAAGCGTTTTAATAGCATATAATGATGCTAGTGAGATAATAGAAGTTGAAGAAAACGAAGAAAATACTGAAAATAATGTAGAAATCATTGAAGAAAACGAAGAAAATGTAGAAAATAATGAAGAAAATCAAAATGTTGGAACAATGATTTTTGTAGCTACTAAAAAAGGTATGTGTATTAAGTTTCCACTAACAAAAGTTCGCCAAATTGGTCGTGTAGCTCGTGGTGTTACTGCAATTCGCTTTAAAGAAAAAGATGATTGTGTAATAGGTGCAGTAGTGATTGAAAATAACGAACAAGAGATTTTAAGCGTTAGTCAAAAAGGTATCGCAAAAAGAACCGATGCAGGTGAATATCGCTTACAAAGTCGTGGCGGTAAGGGTGTAATTTGCATGAAACTTACTCAAAAGACTAAAGACTTAGTAGGTATTGTAATTGTTGATGATACTATGGATTTAATGGCGCTTACAAGTAGTGGTAAGATGATTAGAACTGATATGCAAAGTATTAGAAAAGCAGGGCGTAATACAAGTGGCGTTATCGTTGTAAATGTTGGAAGCGATGAGGTTGTAAGTATTGCAAAATGTCCTAAAGAAGAAGACGAAGAAGAAGTTGTAGAAGAAGAAACAGGGCTATTTGATGATAATTGA